In a single window of the Halobacteriovorax sp. HLS genome:
- a CDS encoding ABC transporter ATP-binding protein: MQPSREKIISIHNFSFEYDVKFYKKNNDLRQLFVEIFTSPLKSFFDKNQKNYVLKDINLEVFSGDRVGILGVNGCGKTTLCRQLAGMGKKNDFVLTKDLKAILNTDVAAFPELTGRENIEVLVNLLYMDKSSEERKKIIEDAVSFSDIDNFIDTPFKNYSKGMKARVFLSSISSTPSKLLILDEVFDGADTFFSEKIAVRVKKMIAASGAVLFVSHDLEKIKEICNRVIVLKDGEIIYDGSTIAGIKSYLMNCRPDLSEI, from the coding sequence ATGCAGCCCTCTAGAGAAAAAATAATTTCTATCCACAATTTTTCGTTCGAATATGATGTTAAATTCTATAAGAAAAATAATGATTTAAGACAACTCTTTGTTGAGATTTTCACTTCACCTTTAAAATCATTCTTTGATAAGAATCAAAAAAACTATGTTCTAAAAGATATTAACTTAGAAGTTTTTAGTGGTGATCGAGTAGGTATTCTTGGAGTTAATGGTTGTGGTAAGACAACCCTTTGTCGTCAGTTGGCCGGAATGGGAAAAAAAAATGATTTTGTTCTAACAAAAGATTTAAAGGCCATTTTAAATACTGATGTAGCGGCATTTCCAGAGCTTACTGGAAGGGAGAATATAGAGGTTCTAGTAAATCTTCTCTATATGGATAAATCAAGTGAAGAAAGAAAGAAAATCATTGAAGATGCTGTGAGTTTTAGTGATATTGATAACTTTATTGATACACCATTTAAAAATTACTCTAAAGGTATGAAGGCCAGAGTTTTTCTCTCTTCAATATCTTCAACTCCTTCTAAACTTCTAATTTTAGATGAAGTCTTCGACGGTGCGGATACTTTCTTTAGTGAGAAAATAGCTGTTAGGGTCAAGAAAATGATTGCTGCGTCTGGTGCTGTTTTATTTGTGAGTCATGATTTAGAAAAAATTAAAGAGATATGCAATAGAGTGATCGTATTAAAAGATGGAGAGATCATTTATGATGGATCAACTATCGCGGGGATAAAGTCTTACTTAATGAACTGTCGTCCAGATCTTTCAGAAATTTAG
- a CDS encoding carbamoyltransferase C-terminal domain-containing protein, translated as MKKQTILGISKTLYSSGVAKYENDLLELILSERLNKKKYSGEWPWRALSILSREDSISADCRDVLLTKDFEFALNQNSPFDEFLEKKSLKKFTSRELKHSLAHHYAHALSGITFTREKKVLVMVIDGAGSSSLDIKSLERAQDELSYCIDEKSYEGISFYKLENNHLTCLEKKFYPFIESKRIKKVLSKSPGMLFEFASEFIFNNKNDAGKVMGLSAFGKAQKIDCPMSYIESLDWDKSFRGKDKSQWESSEHMDLYKNVAASVQKFYEEVLLEQLSKYENKFSHVIIVGGGALNCVANFKLIQNKKFKSITIPPIPGDEGISVGIIQHLYHRENGEYITSETPYLGKNSDYICEDEIKKYFAKYNIKYLAEDLVDEISSELVEGKVLGWFQGRSESGPRALGNRSILARVDRNDLKNYLNSKIKFREEFRPYACSVLFEYADEYFKIDSDFKSPYMSFTIPVKEKFKDLFKEVTHVDGTSRAQIIEDETNLKYASLIRSVGHKTGIYAVLNTSLNVMGQPIVEDLNDLLIFFESSNVDGIVVGDYYVTK; from the coding sequence TTGAAAAAACAGACGATACTTGGCATTTCAAAGACTTTGTATAGCTCTGGTGTGGCCAAGTATGAAAATGATCTTTTAGAGCTCATCTTAAGTGAGCGTTTAAATAAGAAAAAGTACTCTGGAGAGTGGCCTTGGAGAGCATTATCTATTCTAAGTAGAGAAGATTCTATAAGTGCTGATTGTCGAGATGTTCTTTTAACCAAAGATTTTGAATTTGCATTAAATCAGAATTCTCCATTTGATGAGTTCTTGGAAAAAAAATCTCTTAAAAAATTCACGTCAAGAGAGTTAAAGCATTCTCTTGCTCATCATTATGCTCATGCCCTGAGTGGGATTACATTCACCAGAGAGAAAAAAGTTCTTGTGATGGTTATAGATGGAGCGGGATCAAGCTCTTTGGACATTAAATCACTAGAACGAGCACAGGATGAATTAAGTTATTGTATAGATGAAAAGTCCTATGAAGGAATTAGCTTTTATAAACTCGAGAATAATCATCTCACATGCTTAGAAAAAAAGTTCTATCCATTCATTGAATCAAAAAGAATTAAAAAGGTTCTTAGTAAAAGTCCTGGAATGTTATTTGAATTTGCTTCGGAGTTTATTTTTAATAATAAAAATGACGCAGGAAAGGTGATGGGACTGTCTGCATTTGGCAAGGCCCAGAAGATAGATTGTCCTATGTCATATATTGAGTCTTTGGATTGGGACAAGAGCTTTAGAGGTAAAGATAAGTCTCAATGGGAGAGTTCTGAACATATGGATCTATATAAGAATGTCGCCGCTAGTGTTCAGAAGTTCTATGAAGAGGTACTCTTAGAGCAGTTGAGTAAGTATGAAAATAAATTCTCTCATGTCATTATTGTTGGTGGAGGGGCCTTAAACTGTGTTGCTAACTTTAAATTGATTCAAAATAAAAAATTTAAGTCGATAACCATTCCTCCTATTCCAGGAGATGAAGGAATATCTGTTGGAATAATTCAGCACTTATATCATAGAGAGAATGGGGAATATATTACAAGTGAAACACCATATCTTGGCAAAAATTCTGATTATATATGTGAAGATGAGATAAAAAAGTACTTCGCAAAGTATAATATTAAATATCTAGCTGAAGACTTAGTTGATGAGATATCTAGTGAGTTAGTAGAAGGGAAAGTTTTAGGTTGGTTTCAAGGTCGAAGTGAAAGTGGTCCAAGGGCACTAGGAAATCGATCAATTCTTGCTAGGGTCGATCGTAATGACTTAAAAAATTACTTAAATTCTAAAATAAAGTTTAGAGAAGAATTTAGGCCATATGCTTGTTCTGTACTGTTCGAATATGCTGATGAGTATTTTAAAATAGACTCAGACTTTAAAAGTCCGTATATGTCTTTTACTATACCTGTGAAGGAGAAGTTTAAAGATTTATTTAAAGAAGTTACTCATGTCGATGGAACCTCTAGGGCGCAAATAATCGAAGATGAGACTAACTTAAAGTATGCTTCTTTGATAAGAAGCGTAGGGCACAAAACTGGAATTTATGCAGTTTTAAATACTAGCCTAAATGTGATGGGGCAGCCTATCGTAGAAGATTTAAATGATCTTTTAATCTTCTTTGAATCTTCTAACGTTGATGGAATTGTTGTTGGAGATTACTATGTCACCAAATAG
- a CDS encoding SPASM domain-containing protein, with the protein MSKPKVLCPVPFTSLILNPDGIVGCCREKGTKHEIGNIKNETIEEIWNGEKLKSWRREFLTGNITTCKKEIEDSSCHLIEWNQDLHKHTQYSEVINGPILRLSPDINGNCNLKCPFCDVWQLPNGLYDSIEGFWEHLKTHILKDLLQIDPLAGEPFTQKDFYKIIKLAHEVNPHCEWDFTSNGQWHFSSYIKDHLDLLKIRQFSISLDSANTETYSKIRSPGDLNTTIKTILALKDYRDQRIKENRGFRLILNFSLQQSNIYEIKDILDFCNKLELYPFIQFVYVPSELSTLSLEEGERVNILQWYIKNLTPEQLMISHRVLRPLLKSIENTKLKAKLLKTLELLTEGKFKEFLFKL; encoded by the coding sequence ATGTCTAAACCGAAAGTACTATGCCCAGTCCCATTTACTTCATTAATCTTAAATCCTGATGGGATTGTAGGATGCTGTCGTGAGAAAGGAACTAAGCATGAAATTGGAAATATAAAGAATGAAACCATTGAAGAAATATGGAATGGCGAAAAACTCAAATCATGGAGAAGAGAGTTTCTAACGGGCAACATTACTACCTGCAAAAAAGAAATCGAGGACTCATCCTGTCATTTAATTGAATGGAACCAAGACCTACATAAACATACACAATATAGTGAAGTTATAAATGGACCAATTCTTAGACTTTCTCCAGATATAAACGGAAATTGTAATTTAAAGTGTCCTTTTTGTGATGTTTGGCAACTACCCAATGGCCTCTATGATAGCATCGAAGGTTTTTGGGAACATCTGAAAACTCATATATTAAAAGATCTTTTACAAATAGATCCCCTAGCAGGAGAACCTTTTACACAAAAAGATTTTTACAAAATTATAAAGCTTGCTCATGAAGTTAATCCTCACTGTGAATGGGACTTCACCTCTAATGGTCAGTGGCACTTCTCTAGCTATATTAAGGATCATCTTGATCTTTTAAAGATAAGACAATTTTCAATCAGTCTAGATTCGGCCAACACGGAAACTTACTCCAAGATTCGCTCTCCAGGAGATCTAAACACAACAATAAAGACTATTCTTGCTCTCAAAGACTACAGAGATCAAAGAATAAAAGAAAATAGAGGTTTTCGATTAATATTAAATTTCTCATTACAGCAAAGTAATATCTATGAAATTAAAGATATTTTAGACTTCTGCAACAAACTTGAACTATACCCTTTTATCCAGTTTGTTTATGTTCCTTCTGAGTTATCAACACTTTCCTTAGAAGAAGGAGAAAGAGTAAACATTCTTCAATGGTATATAAAAAACTTAACACCTGAACAATTAATGATCTCTCATCGAGTACTTAGACCACTTTTAAAGTCTATTGAAAATACTAAGTTAAAAGCTAAACTTCTTAAGACACTAGAACTACTCACGGAAGGAAAATTTAAGGAATTTCTCTTTAAGCTTTAA
- a CDS encoding glycosyltransferase, whose product MSPNREFLLLTSQRNYSWFSMTEIIPGIKQLWQKYCDENSIQLNIINVDETDIKELAGAAFKAERIIISCFNLKISWAFKTIREKLHIDAPISFYVHGMATICLWPLAKWGWDKTLNGRDSFIVSCLKDKLLLERKIPNIKVDIIPFISNASIKKDSKVQGDHLSLYYAGRISQQKNLHTLLLALSVFKKSNTNFSLNIFGEEDSLGSPNMNMVSIEYKKFLESLICRLDLDNEVKFNGFVERDEISGLLPNGKKIFISPSLHSDENFGMAVLHALNANHTAVLSDWGGYSDFKLSYNKSVQLIEIDHASFGPTLNVNKIVVALEQASSLQTKGVDDLYSVSNLVKNISDHLQSHSEQRADFAFSCWLAKKRDHLNPAIDSSWIFENYSDSDYLEIASVYGSDKSSRFQDCDLSRAKIAPWVDIQKDKIIVSDPHKGEIQFSMSTSHEISLGEFEVCENGLKFLLENNFIYYES is encoded by the coding sequence ATGTCACCAAATAGAGAGTTTCTGCTACTTACATCTCAAAGAAATTATTCTTGGTTCAGTATGACAGAAATTATTCCTGGAATTAAGCAGTTGTGGCAAAAGTACTGTGACGAAAATAGTATTCAACTTAATATAATTAATGTGGATGAGACTGACATAAAAGAACTTGCAGGAGCTGCATTTAAAGCTGAGAGAATCATAATCAGCTGTTTTAATCTTAAGATTTCATGGGCATTTAAAACAATTAGAGAGAAGCTTCATATTGATGCACCTATTTCTTTCTACGTTCATGGAATGGCCACCATTTGTTTATGGCCACTGGCGAAATGGGGCTGGGATAAAACCTTGAATGGTAGAGATTCCTTTATTGTTAGTTGTTTGAAAGATAAGTTACTTCTAGAGAGAAAAATTCCAAATATCAAAGTAGATATTATTCCATTCATCTCTAATGCTAGTATTAAAAAAGATAGTAAGGTACAAGGAGATCATCTTTCATTGTATTATGCTGGAAGAATATCACAGCAGAAAAATCTACATACGCTCTTATTGGCCCTGTCAGTATTCAAGAAATCGAATACAAATTTTTCATTAAATATTTTTGGAGAAGAAGACTCTTTAGGATCTCCCAATATGAATATGGTGAGTATTGAGTATAAAAAGTTTTTGGAGTCTTTAATTTGTAGATTGGACTTGGATAATGAAGTGAAGTTCAATGGTTTCGTTGAAAGAGATGAAATTAGTGGACTCTTGCCTAATGGGAAAAAAATATTTATATCTCCTTCTCTTCACTCTGATGAGAATTTTGGAATGGCAGTGCTACATGCATTGAATGCTAATCATACTGCTGTCCTTTCTGATTGGGGGGGATACTCTGACTTTAAGCTTAGTTACAACAAAAGTGTTCAACTTATTGAGATTGATCATGCCTCATTTGGTCCAACTCTTAATGTAAATAAGATTGTTGTGGCACTAGAACAAGCAAGTTCACTCCAAACAAAAGGAGTTGATGATCTATATAGTGTTTCAAACCTTGTTAAAAATATTTCAGATCACTTGCAATCACATAGTGAGCAAAGAGCTGATTTTGCCTTTAGTTGTTGGCTGGCTAAAAAACGAGATCATTTAAATCCGGCCATTGATAGTAGCTGGATATTTGAAAATTACAGTGATTCCGACTATTTGGAGATAGCTTCCGTTTATGGAAGTGATAAGTCTTCAAGATTTCAGGATTGTGATCTATCTCGTGCTAAAATAGCCCCATGGGTAGATATTCAGAAGGACAAAATTATAGTTAGTGACCCTCATAAGGGGGAGATTCAATTTTCTATGAGTACTTCTCATGAAATTAGTCTTGGAGAATTTGAAGTATGTGAAAATGGCTTAAAGTTTCTATTGGAGAATAATTTTATATACTATGAAAGTTAA
- a CDS encoding glycosyltransferase, whose protein sequence is MKVKRGSIHRDPCLKSINSLYTRVENFFSKNPQFKSNKRFYVDHYSSVEFDLSADEVVDVIFFGDCVKKFFESGNWNFSSCRFWVLSMANKRILENFLGIEDIVNVVPRDEIFNIGESKQIDWEEELDLVFAGRLSAQKNITLILSVLNSLNKNGVKCSLHLFGSYDDTYHEDYGRRENKEYETKVLKQIENLKLSQSVTFYGELAEDQWLNTKFSNPVYISLSSYICEDFGCSVAQSQQKGWPLIISDWGGHKDIFGKGIYKIPSSLISHSHLPKEITSLMGDKIARYLLECDQMRHLKPKYEIDITNSISLDFIDKARRKTIKALGGSALLLNREFLSHFSDTVKGTIFLDKIRSFMSSNIKNISVISFDFDTYEESFSDSFLKTLRNMEMNDVNVFYISSKNIFDKDSLKRILSSERVVLNKFKESDKIYSYLIDKVKIDVSCIYYE, encoded by the coding sequence ATGAAAGTTAAGAGAGGCTCTATTCATAGAGATCCATGTTTAAAAAGTATTAATTCTCTTTATACAAGAGTTGAGAACTTCTTTTCTAAAAATCCGCAATTTAAAAGCAATAAGAGATTCTATGTCGATCATTATAGTAGTGTCGAGTTTGATTTAAGTGCTGATGAAGTTGTAGATGTGATTTTTTTTGGAGACTGTGTAAAAAAGTTTTTTGAAAGCGGTAACTGGAATTTTTCTTCTTGTAGATTCTGGGTTCTAAGCATGGCAAATAAACGTATTCTAGAAAACTTTTTAGGTATTGAAGATATTGTAAATGTTGTTCCTCGAGATGAGATTTTTAATATAGGTGAATCTAAGCAGATTGACTGGGAAGAAGAGCTTGATTTAGTATTTGCAGGTCGCTTGAGTGCACAAAAAAATATCACATTGATTTTAAGTGTTTTGAATTCACTTAATAAAAATGGAGTTAAATGTTCTCTACATTTATTTGGTTCTTATGATGATACCTATCATGAAGACTATGGAAGAAGAGAGAATAAAGAATATGAAACGAAAGTCTTGAAACAAATCGAAAACTTAAAATTGAGTCAGTCTGTGACTTTCTATGGAGAGCTCGCTGAAGATCAATGGCTAAATACTAAGTTTTCAAATCCTGTTTATATTTCCCTGAGTTCGTATATATGTGAGGACTTCGGTTGCTCTGTGGCCCAGTCCCAGCAAAAAGGGTGGCCTCTCATTATTTCTGACTGGGGAGGTCACAAAGATATTTTTGGTAAAGGTATTTATAAAATACCAAGTTCTCTGATTTCTCATTCACATCTACCTAAAGAAATTACCTCCTTGATGGGCGATAAAATTGCGAGATACTTATTAGAGTGTGACCAAATGAGACACTTGAAACCAAAGTATGAGATAGATATAACTAATTCAATTTCTTTAGACTTTATAGATAAGGCAAGAAGAAAGACCATTAAAGCTCTTGGTGGTTCGGCCCTTCTGCTCAATAGAGAATTTTTATCTCACTTTTCAGACACTGTGAAGGGAACTATTTTCTTAGATAAGATTCGATCGTTTATGAGTTCAAATATAAAAAATATTTCAGTTATTTCATTTGACTTTGACACTTATGAGGAGAGTTTTTCAGACTCATTTTTAAAAACTCTAAGGAATATGGAAATGAATGATGTAAATGTATTTTATATCTCTTCCAAGAATATTTTTGACAAAGACTCACTAAAAAGAATTCTATCTTCTGAGCGAGTTGTTCTCAATAAATTTAAAGAATCGGATAAGATTTACTCTTACCTTATTGATAAGGTGAAAATTGATGTGAGTTGTATATATTATGAATAA
- a CDS encoding ABC transporter permease: MNNFLRISLILTRTQLKSRYRSTFAGAIWVIVNPILLFIAHAIIFNQIVKINVPNYFLFLLASLIPWTFIVGNINMVTPILVTNREFLNSFNLNPLVLIISQVLDNFINFLISFIVIFCGVFLYVGTSIIDLSYLLIPICVLNLLVFCLGASILCSTMHVYFRDTQYFLNFINSIMYLLTPIFYPVEMVPQWAKIFVTLNPYFIMIHPFQIIFNNYNELSMMNPLIGSSFLGWGILCFSLIIWNRQRDGMYAAL, encoded by the coding sequence ATGAATAATTTTTTAAGAATATCTCTTATTTTAACAAGAACTCAGCTTAAGTCTAGATACAGATCTACTTTTGCTGGAGCTATTTGGGTTATTGTTAATCCTATATTACTATTCATAGCACACGCAATTATTTTCAATCAAATCGTAAAAATTAATGTTCCAAACTATTTTCTATTCTTGCTCGCGAGCTTAATACCTTGGACGTTTATTGTCGGCAATATAAATATGGTTACTCCTATCCTCGTTACAAATAGAGAGTTTTTGAATTCCTTTAATTTAAACCCCCTTGTCTTAATTATTTCTCAAGTTCTTGATAACTTTATAAATTTCCTAATTAGCTTCATTGTAATATTTTGTGGAGTATTTTTATATGTTGGTACTTCAATTATTGATCTTAGCTATTTATTGATTCCAATATGTGTCTTAAACCTTTTAGTCTTTTGCTTAGGAGCTTCAATACTTTGTTCAACGATGCACGTTTATTTTAGAGATACTCAGTACTTTTTAAATTTTATCAATAGTATAATGTATTTACTAACGCCAATCTTTTATCCTGTTGAGATGGTTCCTCAGTGGGCAAAGATATTTGTAACTCTGAATCCATATTTTATAATGATTCATCCATTTCAGATAATCTTTAATAATTATAATGAACTCTCTATGATGAATCCTCTTATAGGCTCTTCGTTTTTAGGATGGGGGATATTGTGTTTTAGTTTAATTATATGGAATCGTCAAAGGGATGGTATGTATGCAGCCCTCTAG
- a CDS encoding radical SAM protein, translating into MSFQKKLIDRFEGTKDVLDLFEREKRSKNNFCIVPFTTIILEPNGSVGICRLKGTEYSIGNLKNNTLAEIWNGEIVRKWRREFIEGNSTICRKEIDFRNCNLCQENNKLYEYATIEEIQKTPILKLTANFNGFCNLECQMCHVWKMPNGFYTEENFWQPAREMIFPSLKEVDMLSGEPFLQSDTYKLFDEVTKFNPDCLWTFNSNFHWKLNDRIKSYLDKIVVKNLIVSIDSLDKENYARIRKKGNLDVVLDNLDRVIEYEKDRISRGKSSLGLNLNFLVMKENWKEVENVFSFCKEKDIFPFITFCYEPEEYSLLTLDDDNKKEVLNYYLSLNEVQIFMLSRVIKPVLMSLENKIDQANFLLEYKEKCPKFFKA; encoded by the coding sequence ATGTCATTCCAGAAAAAACTTATAGATAGATTCGAGGGCACTAAAGATGTCCTCGATTTATTTGAGCGCGAAAAAAGATCGAAGAACAATTTCTGTATAGTTCCTTTTACTACAATTATTCTAGAGCCTAATGGAAGTGTGGGTATTTGTAGGCTCAAGGGAACTGAGTACTCAATAGGTAATCTCAAAAATAATACATTAGCAGAGATTTGGAATGGTGAAATTGTAAGAAAGTGGAGAAGAGAGTTTATTGAGGGAAATTCTACTATCTGTAGAAAAGAAATAGATTTTAGAAATTGCAATCTTTGCCAAGAAAACAATAAGCTCTATGAATATGCAACCATAGAGGAAATCCAAAAGACACCTATTTTAAAATTAACAGCAAACTTCAACGGCTTTTGTAACCTCGAGTGTCAGATGTGCCATGTTTGGAAGATGCCTAATGGATTCTACACTGAAGAAAACTTTTGGCAGCCGGCCAGGGAGATGATTTTTCCAAGTTTAAAAGAAGTTGATATGTTATCAGGTGAGCCGTTTCTGCAAAGTGATACCTATAAACTTTTTGATGAAGTCACAAAATTTAACCCTGATTGTCTCTGGACATTTAATTCTAATTTTCATTGGAAGCTCAATGATAGGATTAAATCTTATTTAGATAAAATAGTCGTAAAAAATCTAATTGTATCGATTGATAGTTTAGATAAAGAAAACTATGCCAGAATAAGAAAGAAGGGAAATCTAGACGTCGTTCTGGATAATCTTGATCGAGTAATTGAATACGAAAAAGATAGAATATCGAGGGGTAAGAGTTCTTTAGGACTGAATTTGAATTTTCTTGTAATGAAAGAAAATTGGAAAGAAGTAGAGAATGTATTTAGCTTTTGCAAAGAAAAAGATATTTTTCCATTTATCACTTTCTGTTACGAACCTGAAGAATATAGTTTGTTAACTCTAGACGATGATAATAAAAAGGAAGTTCTTAATTACTATCTGAGTTTGAATGAGGTTCAAATATTTATGTTATCGAGAGTTATAAAGCCTGTACTAATGTCTCTTGAAAATAAGATTGATCAAGCCAATTTTCTATTAGAATATAAAGAGAAATGTCCAAAATTTTTTAAAGCTTAA
- a CDS encoding tail fiber domain-containing protein: MSENNQDTKKKDEYYFGGIKEFSLEEIESEVLNESVYLDVFAGSDPAFKENVTSFQGGLDTISKMNVYEYDYKTTEFPDYSFSNDHQVGLMADELESLVPGVVATDKNGYKVVNYAKLTPVLTKAIQELTETVKEQQKVIEELKLKLN, translated from the coding sequence ATGTCAGAGAACAATCAAGACACTAAAAAGAAAGACGAGTATTACTTTGGTGGAATTAAAGAGTTTAGCTTAGAAGAAATTGAGTCTGAAGTTCTAAATGAGAGTGTTTACCTTGACGTTTTTGCAGGATCAGACCCAGCATTTAAAGAAAATGTAACAAGTTTTCAAGGTGGATTAGATACTATTTCTAAAATGAATGTTTATGAATACGACTACAAAACGACTGAGTTTCCAGACTACTCTTTTTCTAATGATCACCAAGTAGGACTTATGGCCGATGAGCTAGAGTCTTTAGTTCCAGGTGTTGTCGCTACAGATAAGAATGGCTATAAGGTGGTTAATTACGCAAAATTAACTCCTGTCCTTACTAAGGCAATTCAAGAATTAACAGAGACTGTTAAAGAGCAGCAGAAAGTTATCGAAGAGCTAAAGCTAAAACTAAACTAA
- a CDS encoding aminotransferase class I/II-fold pyridoxal phosphate-dependent enzyme, which yields MNNLPLLIEIEINSNCNLACSYCPNSIDGYSSSREMDLELYTKLLLQLKEKGYKGKLAFDFYNEPMDTPNFDRFVELAKKTLPSSFLSLYSNGTKILNKDRLVDIIDKGICEIVITKHEAIKKLPIESFYDDLELSIKSKVSIRDYQNLVLTNRSGSLKVGEKGDFSKHSCSVPSLMFTVTVDGDVLPCFEDAYRKHSLGNIKSDNVIDIWNSKDSHQFRCDLKTGQRQKYEICKDCNRLDADNTKLNRDKHFLGDEEIVAISQVLRSGNLFRYQSNDGLCTQFEKAMANKLGTSFAHLVTSGTNALVCALVAAGISPGDEVIIPSYTFVATATAVLICGGIPIIAEVDHTLLIDISSIKGLISERTKAIIPVHMDGLCCDMDSIMEISKQNNLKVIEDAAQAKGGLYKGRYLGTIGDFGCFSYNKDKILTAGEGGLVITNSRENYEKLCLISDGAFSFSPHHSNFFKHQSPFLGFSMRVSEITGAILGVQLEKMDRILERYKHIKEIFNMNFINNSLVRNSCGHDPQGECNINIMLECDGPNVASILGNLLRERRIIAAPPSIRPAHVAWKWAKLLKKDPFLVSARNPYLLTDKKYNYNSFNYLNSINNVARTVRIEIDIHWSDEEITKVSELINEAVEITKRSISEER from the coding sequence ATGAATAATCTACCTCTACTTATAGAAATAGAAATAAATAGTAATTGCAATCTTGCATGCTCCTATTGCCCCAATTCTATCGATGGATACTCATCCTCTAGAGAAATGGATCTTGAGCTATATACAAAGTTGTTATTACAATTAAAAGAGAAAGGCTATAAGGGAAAGTTAGCGTTTGATTTTTATAACGAACCAATGGACACACCAAACTTTGATAGATTTGTTGAGCTTGCAAAGAAAACTCTACCATCTTCATTTTTGAGTTTGTATTCAAATGGTACTAAAATTTTAAATAAAGATAGGCTTGTAGATATTATCGATAAAGGTATTTGCGAAATTGTTATTACCAAGCACGAAGCGATAAAGAAATTACCTATTGAGAGTTTCTATGACGATTTAGAACTATCAATAAAATCTAAAGTATCCATAAGGGATTATCAAAACTTAGTTTTAACAAATAGAAGTGGTAGTCTTAAAGTTGGTGAAAAGGGAGATTTTTCAAAACATTCCTGTTCTGTGCCATCATTGATGTTTACCGTTACTGTTGATGGTGATGTACTACCTTGCTTTGAAGATGCTTATCGAAAACATAGTTTAGGAAATATAAAGTCTGATAATGTGATTGATATCTGGAACAGTAAAGACTCTCATCAATTTCGTTGTGATTTAAAGACAGGACAGCGACAAAAGTATGAAATCTGTAAAGACTGTAATCGCTTAGATGCAGATAATACCAAATTAAATAGAGATAAGCACTTTCTTGGAGACGAGGAGATTGTAGCTATCTCCCAAGTTCTTAGGTCTGGAAACCTCTTTAGATACCAAAGTAACGATGGTCTATGTACGCAGTTTGAAAAAGCAATGGCCAATAAGCTTGGAACATCTTTTGCTCATCTTGTTACAAGTGGTACTAACGCCTTAGTATGTGCTTTAGTGGCCGCTGGAATTAGCCCTGGAGATGAGGTTATTATTCCATCTTATACATTTGTGGCCACAGCTACAGCAGTTCTAATTTGTGGTGGTATTCCTATTATCGCAGAGGTTGATCATACTCTACTTATAGATATTTCTAGTATTAAAGGTCTTATTAGTGAACGTACTAAAGCAATTATTCCTGTACATATGGATGGGCTCTGCTGCGACATGGACTCTATTATGGAAATTTCAAAACAGAATAATCTAAAGGTAATAGAAGATGCAGCTCAGGCCAAGGGCGGGTTGTATAAAGGGCGTTATCTTGGAACGATCGGTGACTTTGGTTGCTTTTCTTATAATAAAGATAAGATTCTAACTGCTGGGGAAGGTGGACTTGTCATTACGAACTCTCGTGAAAATTATGAAAAGCTTTGTTTAATATCTGATGGAGCATTTAGCTTTAGTCCACACCATAGTAACTTCTTTAAACATCAATCTCCATTTCTTGGTTTCTCCATGAGAGTGAGCGAGATAACAGGAGCAATACTAGGAGTTCAGCTTGAAAAAATGGATAGAATTTTAGAAAGATATAAACATATTAAAGAAATTTTCAATATGAACTTTATAAATAATTCTCTCGTAAGAAACTCATGTGGTCATGATCCACAGGGGGAGTGTAATATAAATATAATGCTTGAATGCGATGGGCCTAATGTGGCATCTATTTTAGGTAATCTACTCAGAGAGAGAAGAATTATTGCGGCACCTCCATCGATACGCCCAGCTCATGTGGCCTGGAAGTGGGCAAAGCTTCTTAAAAAAGATCCTTTCCTAGTTTCAGCTAGGAATCCATATTTACTTACAGATAAAAAGTATAATTATAATTCTTTTAATTATTTAAACTCCATTAATAATGTTGCTCGAACAGTAAGGATTGAGATCGATATTCATTGGAGTGATGAAGAAATAACAAAGGTTTCAGAACTAATTAATGAGGCAGTAGAGATAACTAAAAGAAGTATCTCAGAAGAAAGATAA